The Pithys albifrons albifrons isolate INPA30051 chromosome 6, PitAlb_v1, whole genome shotgun sequence region CCcatgctgttttcctttctgaacaCCTCTGGGTCTGGAAGTGCTGCCACAGATTGAAGATCTCTTCTGGGTAGTAGCAGCTAATTTAGAGCTTCTTATTAATGCTTTGTAACAATATATTCCCCTGCATGCACTACCTTTGAATATCATCTTGTGCTTTGCCATCTCATTAGTATCTAAAGAccctttatttatattttctctgcatttttaccaccctgaggagaaggatccTTGATAACATCCTTAATGGATGCCTTTTAGCATCATATCATAACAAGTACTTGAAGGaagattaaacaaaaaaaattcaaattaaaaatctcTGAAAGCAACACAATAATTTCCACGAGTTGTGACTCGTGGGAAATCTCTGGCTGCCAGTGTGACTTCAGGCTAAATTTCACCTTCTCTTGCCTCAGGCTTGCTCAGCTGTGAAACAAAAGATGCACTGAGAGTGCATGGCAGAGGCCAGAAAACTTCACCCAGCTATTTCCACCTTCAGCCTCacaggctgccagagctctgcaTGTCCTTGGGAGGGCAACTGAGATTTCTCCTGATGGAGGACACCAAAGAGACAGTTATCACCacaatggaaaaataatcaaCTTTATATTCTCATACTGAACCCAAACCAGAGCACGAGGAAGAAATGGACTCTcccccagccaaaaccaggacacaaGTCTATAGATGTCCTTGTGCTGGAGTGGTCAGGCCTTTGCTGCCACTGCTGTCACATCCTGTTCCTGCATTCCACACTCCACACAGGCTGGTTTTCCTCTAACCTGGGCCTTGCAGTGTCTTAATGGAGTAGCCCCTGATCTTTGCAGTGACCAAACTTCTCAGCTGACTGAAGGTTCTACCTGTTGTCTCACAGTTTTGTATCAAGCCACTCTGTGATTcaatgatcagagggctgggtACAGGTGGGCTTCACTTCTGATCAGAACCAGTTCAGCACTCTGAGTTTGGTCGAGTTCAATGCAAAGGTTCTCGTGCACAGATTCACAACTGGTGTGATTGACCAAGGCCACCGGCCTGGCTGAGTTCAATGAAAACTTGCACAGTTCAGATTCTGAAATATTAAACTTTATTGAATGCACAGGAAAGCAGTTTCTGGATTGGCAGTCATAAACACAGGAACCAGAGAGCATTAATATGTGTCACAACAGGCAACAAGAGATCTATTGGTGCCATATTtatagataaaaataattattatataaATTCAATACATTATATATCAAATATATATGTTAAATAAAAccttaaatatttatacattcAAAAATTCAGGTCAGTTACAACACAGTCTGGGATGGACAGTCTTGGTGCAATGTTGACCTAATGGTTTCCCTTCAGGGAACAAGGGGAGACACTGTAAGAGATTGATCTGTGCTTTatgtgtaaataaaaataatactttattAAATAAGCTAAATATATGCTAtcataaatatatagatatatgtcctattaactacaaatatataaattaaataaaaattatctatTTCTATATAAAAAATGGGTAAGGTCCAGCACAGTGTGCTCACTGCTAACCTAAATGTTTCCCTTACAGAGACAAAGGGAGACACAGTGAGAGATTTATTTGtgctgtatttatatataaaaataatactataataaatacttttatgtattttaatattagaACTCTATGGCATATTGATTATAAATATCTATCTATATTAaataacaaatataaatatatataaaaaacttCATATCAGGTCCCTCACAGTTGGTAGGAGGCTGATCTAAGGATGTCCCTTAAGGAGACAAGGAGAGATACAGTCCATCAACTGATCCCAAGCAAACAGAGCTGTTTTCCCCcctctgtctctttttcttctgtctcacATCCCAAGACCCTTTAAAATGCAAGTTTTCCCCTTCCCAATGAGATGGAACAATCACATGTTATAGGTGCCAGAAAGAATTCCTGGGCCCATCTGCAATGGTGACAATGGTTGTGACTGTgtgaggggaaaggaagaggaacaTCATCTTTGTAGCCACGCGGGCCATCACtggatgctgtgctgggcacactgttgagTGAGAGGTgattgctgctgctgatggcagaGTGCTGCTGCACAGGGTTTGCCTTCCCTCTCTGTGGCCCacattctcctttcttttgcCCTGCAGTATGAGGCAGTTTCCTGCCATCAGCTGTGAGCCCCAAAAGATCAGCTCTGTGAATGAAGAACTCTTTCAGTGGCCAAAGAGCACAATTCTTCTGATGAAATCTTGCAGTTCGTGGTAGCCTCTCACTGCCCAGTTGTAGGTGGCGTCATCCCCTGTCAGGTAATGGAAGATGTTGAGTGGCTCAGCAGTTTGGACATCTGGGAGCAACCTGATCACCTCAGGAAGACTCTGGTTGCCCACAATGAAGTGGTTCAGACGTCTCTCTGACAAGGAGCAGCACAGGTAGTGCGTGGTATCCCCCAGCCTCTGCAGGAATTGCCTCCTGCCCCACCATGACACAGGTATGGTGTTCAGGAGGTGCATCACAACGGTCTTCAGAGTGTAATGGTTTGCAGCACGGCCCAAGAGCTGCAGGCATTTGAGGTGCCAGCTGTCACATGGGGCCTGACTGTTGATGTGCCTGAAGAACTTCACCTCTGCCACAGAGCAGGTCTCAGGCCACATTGTGCTTGGGGTGAAGAAGGCCTCTGTATTCTGGCTGCTCACAAAGATGTCTGAGTCACCTTGCTGCACCCCAAACAGCATCTCATCTGTGAAGCTCCCGCTGCCTCTGCTCAGCTTGAATCTGCAGGAACGCCTGGAGGGCGGCAGCTCTAAACGCCAATCACGTGACTGAGGCAAAGCCTCCCAGCATCGGCTCACCAAGTGGCAGagtcactgaggttggaaaagacccttaagatctTTAGTCCAACCACAAACCTAACACTGCCGACTCCACCaataaaccatgtccccaaatgccGCAGCTACACaccttttaaatccctccaaggatggtgactctGCCATTTCCCTGGTCAGTCTGATCCCAAGCTTGATAACCTTGTGGTGAAGGAATTTTTCTAAAAATCCAATTTCAATCCAgcctggtgcaacttgaggccatgcCCTCTGGTCTTATTGcttgttccctgggagagtaaaccagctccttcctggctgcaacctcctttcagcTGGTTGTAGAGAATGACTAGGTTTCtcctgagcctctttttctctgtgctaaACACACCCAGCTCCTTCAGACACTTCCATCAGACTTGTTCTCCTGTTGCCAAAAGTCCTCCAAAACTGTTGGGATAATAAAACCCTCTAACTCTGCATGTTTCAACTGATTGAGCAACTGCTCTGGTCAAAATAAACCACAATCCATGGAGGGTGTTAGAACATGACCCTTCCCTTCCTGGGATTAGCCCAGAGAACAAACTCCATAGCAGGAGCAGGCACCAGGGTAGTTAACTGGGCTTGGACAGAGAAATCATCTCCCTGGTGTGGTGTGGGGACTTGCACTCCCATCTCCGATGGCCAGAGTGGAGCATCTCAACCACCAGGAGACTGGCACAACACTTGGCCAATCTTTTCTCCTGGAGATCTTCTGTACAAACCTGTAAATATTTACAGGACTTCAACTTTGGTGTGTTTCTGATCTAACAGATTTTATCTAGAAATTGTTTCTCAATAGACATAAAAATGACACCTACTTCTtttgggagaagggaggagtAATTCCGTAAGAGGAAGCCAGCACCAGATCACTGCTCCTCTTACCTCTCCAACAGTGACTCTGCCAAATGAATTCCACCACAGAAACTCTCTGCACAATTAAAGTATccagtcaagaatttcttcctaaaatctgatctaaccctgccctttttcagtttgaagccattctcccttgtcctgtcactccagacccttgtccaacatccctctccagctcccttggagcccctttaggtactgaagGGCTATTTTTCCTTGCTTCCCTGGCTAGTTCCCTGTTATTCCTCAGCTACACTGCACAGTTTGACAAAGCCAATCTTTCTAAGCCTTTGTTTCAAGATTCACTTGCACTGAGGGAGATTTGGGAGCAATTACAGTGGCTTTTACAAACTAGTCATTTTTCTATTTGCAGTTCAGATACTGATAGTAAATATGACAAAGGGGCACTAAACCTTTAAGTAGCTCAAAATATTGCTGTGCTCAGAGTAAGGCAAAGTGAAAGAGAAGCCAGGAGAATACTTATGCAGACCACGTTATCAGGAACATTTAAGGGGACTGCATTTATAAAGGAAATTCCTGCAGTCAGTTATTAGCCAATAAGTGGAGCAGTTCATTGGCAAAGACACAGAAATACACAGCAGGCTGCTGGAGCTCTTAGGGAAAATACAATTAGCTTGgtaacaaaattaaatatagtAGATCTATAATAAGTGTGAGCAGCTTATAGTAAACCCAAAGGGAGTATTAAGAATTCAAGGCATCAATCATCACAGCGTGCAACCACCCATGGACAGCATTTCTAAGAACCTGTTGGTAATTTTATGTCTGTTCCAGTTACAATATGAATAAAGCCGATCTTTGATTGGCTTTTACTGCTATGGCTTCTTGAATTTCAGTGAGAAATACTTCTTCATGTAGTTATTTCATTATATCTTTGGGTATTCTTGATCCTTGCACACATATTAACTGTTGCAGTGTTGGAGCAAACCCATCAGAGTATTTCCACCTCTACCAAAGGCATTAACCAAAATGCAACTCACTTTCTCCATCTACAAAATATGGATTATGACATTACTTCCAATTATGAACTGACTGGACACCTAAGGTTGCTTAATGGGAATGTGTTGGTAGTGCTGCAGCCACCTCTCCTTTTACCTGATCTAAAGTAATGAGCAATGCCACAAACCCGAGGAAGTTTTTATGGTCAAATCCCAACAGAAGGGAATcattctaaaggaaaaaaatacccatATTATGATTGCAGCTTGCAGAAACCAATCCTGAGTAAAAAAATTGCTGCCTGCTGAGTCTTACAATGATAATCAAGTTTAGGCTCCACAGTGGTGATTTGAAATTACACTACATTCACTCAGTGACTTGTCATTCTCCACAGAGTCCCTTCTTCATCATCCCAGGGACAGGAGAACTCTCCTGTCTCAGCCCTGGAAGGTGGTTCCTGAACTCCAACCCTGAGAGCCACCTCAAGGTGATCTGAAAATACAGTTCAGCTACTTTAACTGCCCTCACAGCCAAGGATCAATTCACTTCCCTCGTCCTGGGTGAAGCTCAGCACTGAGACCAGCTCTGATGTCTGAGTACTCTGGTgttcctgccagcccagccactCACAGCCCCAGCTAAACTGAATTTTTCCATAAGTTCCCCTGGAAAATATGatcctctcttctttctcttcaagCTCACGTCACCCCAGGGAGTCAGAAGTGTCTTTAAGTGGAATTCTCAAGATATGGTTCCAAAAGATACAGAGTGGTCCCCATTCCTAAGATCACCTCCTACTTCCAGAGCCCTCCTGGGGTGTGGAGCCCTCGGCTGTGCTGGTTCCTTTGCCCCAAAGAGACGTGGAGAAATTACAATTCCCAGGAATTCATTCAAGGGTGAGGAGACTTGTTATTACGACCCAGGACCTGAAAACCTGCAGAAAGCAAGAGGGTGTATTTGGGATGAGAAGTGTGCCGAGGGCAGCACTGCCACTTCCCTGGCAGCTTCCCAGCTCCCCAAatcccccagctcctcctccccgTGCCCAGGGGCTGGTGAGGGTCTGACGAGCCCCCGATGTacactcagccctgctctgctctgggagagAAGGTTTGGACTTATTTCCATGCCCGTCTCCATTCGCAAATCCGGGAAAGTGCTACAGCGAAATTCCCGGGAGGGAGCGTTTTAAACCCCGACAGGCTCCACCCGAGGCAatcccagggaggagctgggaatgacCGAGGCAatcccagggaggagctgggaatgacCCGACAGCGAGGGGAACCTGGGCCACCTGTGTGATGAGAGactgaggagctgtgctgggagcgtTTGCTTGGCAGATTTTGATCCCAGCACTGAGTTCCCTGTGGAAACACGGATCGAAGGGACACCTCCCCTTATTCTGCAATCACCcggagaaataaagaaaattgcCCCAACCACTAATCATCTGTATTCCAAAGCCTCATTCAGGGGGAAAACTTGCACCAGTTGCTTCTctagggagaaaaaacaaatgtttcCAGTCTCCATGCCCTGTGCATTTGGAAAACACACGTTGGCTCAGTTCTGTGGGatcaggggctgctcctgccccaaaCCAAGGCACACAGTGAGCTGAGCTTCTGGAGGGTCACCTACAGtcttccctgctgcaggaatgTGGCACAGACCAGCGGTGAGGGCAATAGGAAAGCACAGACCTTGAATAACTACTATGTTTTACAAccctcagggcacagcaccagctcaggTTATGAAGAACCTCCTCCAGGACAGCCCAGAGTAGCCCTAATTCATCTGAATTGTCCTGTTGAATCACTCCAAGTGCTTGAATGGACCCTTCACCTTTTGTCTCTCCATTTATACTGACCGAGGTGCCATGAACTTGCTTCCTTTAGCAGAACCAAACCCTGTCTTCCTTTTCTTGaccccttttcctcctgccatCACCATCAATCTCAATCCAAGCACTGAATAGATTAAGGGAGAAATCTACAACATCAGTTCTTTCAGGATGGCTGATGGCTTATTTCTAACCCAGATAATTCCCTAATCCAAATGCACAGCAGAGGAGAGTCCAGTGCCTCCATTTGGGGTGCTCCAACAGACACTTGTTAGCTGGCACGGTTGGAGATGCTCCTCCATTCCTGGGAGAAACCAGATCCTGGAAGCTGTGCAGATAATATGAGGATGACAAAGATGCAccaaggctggagcacctctgctctgcagtcaggctggaagagctgggtgtgttcagcctggagaagagaaggcttccAGGGAGATCTGAGAGCactttccagtgcctaaaggggctccaagagagctggggaggagccttggagaagggcctggagtgacaggacaagagaaatggcttcacactgccagagggcagggttggatgagatgttgggaaggaattcttggctgggagggtggtgagaccctggcacaggctgggcagagaagctgtggctgccttgcccctgaagtgttcaaggccaagttagatgaggcttggagcaacctgggctagtggaaggtgtccctgcccatggcagggggtggaacaggatgCTCTTTAAAatatcccttccaactcaaaccattctgtgattctgtgatctaaaTCCTGGGCCAAAGGGCATTGAAGCATTTCCAGACCTTTCCTGATCCCAAGATGGCCGTTGCAGTGGTGGGCACAAAGCTGTTCCCTGGGGGTTTGATCCCATCTAAAGAAGGACTGTATGAAAGACACTGTTAAATTCAGAAAGCAGGGAATCCACTTGGTTTTGCTGCCACCCTGCAAGGCACTTATTCAAAAGGGTGGATTGGCACATTTACCAGGAACAGTAAAAGCAAGAGGATGGTTAATAATGCAGAGCCTCTCACACCCAGCCATGGATCATCCATAGATCATGGCCCAGCTGCACTTGGTTAAGTTGCTGGTTTATGAAACCAGCACATGGATGCATGGATCCTCACAGTTTCATGTTTGGtacagagctgctgtttctctctTGGAATGCCCTCTGTCAtgtttgcagtgctgctgtgccactgccaccccagcaccacATCCCCAGCCACCACTCCCAACCTCTCAGGTCAGGAACTGGACTGGATGTTCAGGGAATTATTTCTCccaccacagagcagcaccagcagcctggGGACAGACAGGCTTTTAGGACttgagggaatggcatgaaggagtgtcaggggaggtttaggttggatatcaggaaaaggttcttcatccagagggtggtgggcactgaacaggctccccagggcagtggtcacagcactgagcCTGACAGAGCTTCAGGAGTGTTTGCACAAGGTTCTCAGACACATAGTGGAATTCTCGAGGTTTTCCTGTGCCAGAAGTTGGACTTGCTGATTCTTGtaagtctcttccaactcaaggatattctgtgattctaaatgGGGAAGTAGCCACAACCAACAGGCACTTGCCCTCTCACATGCCATGGCTCTTTTTGTTGTTCACTGCAGTCAAGTTTGCATGTGGACAGTGCAAAATACTCACTCCTGTACcacaaagaaaattcaaaggaaggggaaaagtgCCTCATTCAACCATGTGCTTACTACTTATGGCACATAAGCCAGAAAGCCCTTTCATAGGTCAACCATCACTGCCTTCAATATTTCTGCCTTGAATCCTCTAGAGGCTGCCCAGAAATTCCCTGAGAGTTATGGAAAGCTGTGTGGATCCTCTTCAGTGCAAAGGTGTTTCAGGGAAATAGCTAAAAACGTCATGAAACTTTGCTACTTACTGTCCTCACAgaaagcctgtgctgctgctcagactTGATGGTGACTCTCCTCACACTCAGCAGCTTTTTAAGAGCAGCAGAACAATCCTGTTGCCTTCACAACAAGCACAACCatatctgttttaaaaaaataatatgcaTGCTCTCAGGGAAATGTGTTCAGctgtcagagcagagcaggtcacAGCAGCATTTGATCTACAGCTCCTGGTGGACATCATGTCCTTTCTGGGCACTTATGTGCCTCTTTCTGTTTGTATCCAGCAGATTATTGCACTTGCAGCCATTATTTAAGGACTCTGTGCTATTAAATAGACCATTAAAATAATGATTCAGGCTCCAGCCTCACCAAGAGCTGCCACAAATGGACAGGTGGGCTGCAAGGACAGTGTGAACAGGCTCAGTGGCCGTGACAGCGTTTGGTGACATCCTGCTGCAGTGTCCCCTCCCCAAAGGAGAGCttctccaggagagcagcagagcattgcTCATCCAGAcaagctgctcccagctcctcagcagcATTTCCTGAGCTGTGGTCAGAACCAGAGTGTCTTCTGTGCCCAGATCCAGCCTCAGTGACATCCAAGGTCTCCATGTCCATGGCTGAAACTACCCTGGGATAACACACAAACCCCAGACTGGCCCAAACCTCTTATTTCTTCCTGGGGTCTTTTCCCTATGTACATCCCACAGATCATGTCAAGCACCTCTCCAGGACAGACCATCACTGtcttgcccagagaagctgtggctgcctcacccctcaagtgttcaaggccaagttagatggggtttggagcagcctggtctactggaaggtgttcctgttcatggcaggggggtggaagtggatggtctttaaggtcccatccaacccaaaccattccatgattctaggGTACCATGTCACCACCCAAAGCTGTTTCATGAAGGGAGCCCACCAGGCCACCACCTCCCCACTGCCCCGATTTTGCAGTGGATCCCAAACCAGAAGCATCTGCAGCGGAGCGTGGGATGCTGGATGAGCCAGGAGGAGGAGTGAGAGGCAgatctgctctgccttccctgtctgtgACTTGCACTTTCAACGTGCTGTTGAACAAAGAAAGGGGCCTCATTTGCCTTGAAGCAGTGGGAGTTTGGGTTATGTGCagcctctccttttcccttgaaAGGCACCTGTTAATAGAGAGGAGTTGGAGGGGAGCAGCAGACAAAGAGACCTCACAAGCACGATCCTCCctggcagtggcactgccacTTGCCAGGAGGGCTTCTCATGCAGCCCACACCTCTGATGTGCTATTATATTTCatgaaaagaagggaaaatgccAAGTTTAGAACATCTTGGCTATTTGCAGAGGTTTAATGCTGGTGCAGCTCAGAGATGACATGCAGTAGAGACTGCTGCCTGTTCCCAAGCAGCAATTCAGGGGGGTCAGCTCTCCAGGAGTCACCTGAGCCAAAATAAAACTGATCCCAGGCTAAGGCAGAAGCTCCCTGTTTGGCTCATTTCATCCATCAGGGCTCCCCAGATCTCACCTTGAACTGTCAGTTGTTGTTCAGAGCACACCTTGGCCTGTATATGGAGCAGGTTTGGGTGGTGAAGGGTTCTCACCTGGTGGGACAGTTCCCACACCCTGGCATCCCAAAGGCATTAtgtcccagggcagcctcctcccctgtgccctgggcagctcctgctgaatCTCCAGGGAAGCCATTCAGCACAAGGATACTGCCTGCTGTCCTGCCACCCTGCAAggtggcagctcccagggctttAGTGCCAACAAGCCACCACCTCGGCCACCACATCTGCTGTCCTGCATTTAACTCACTTTCCTGTGGCATCTGCAGCAACATGACAAACTGATGCCTCATTCCCTGCATCCCAGGTCGCTCCTCAGCTAATCAAGCATCATTGCCCCTCAAAGGGAGAATAAAAAAGATCCATTAAACCATTTGCTTTGTGGTCCTTTATGAGGCACTTCAGGTATCCACTTCAGCAGCCAATTTCTCAGGACACCAGCATGGCAACAACTCCCTTCTCATCAGGGATATTATTTTAAAGGACAGAATAATCCACAGGTTTTCCTTGCagcatttgaaaagaaagtCCCTGTAATCTGAAATATGATATGTCTTGATCAGTtacagggagggggaaaaaagaacccAGATCAGAGAGATTTTGCTTTCATGTGGTTACAAGATAAATCACCATCCAGGGCAAATAATGGGTAGTAATTGTATGTCCCCTTTGAGTTTTACAGCACATCAGAGACCTGTGAGGGCTGAGATTGCTCAATAGCTACTGTGCCTTCCAGGCTCCAATTAcccttctccctgctctcagtatcaaaggcaaaaaaaattgctttcttcaCACTAGATGATCTGCAGAGTGGAGCCAGATGGGCAAAGGGACTTGGAGAAATTAttgtgggctctgctgtgcccaggtcTCATCTatttctgcagctccttccagaGGAGGAAGTGGTTTCTGAAGGTGTGGGACTGAAGGTGCTGCTTTCTGCACCTCACACCCCTGTGATGAGCTGCTTATGagctttaggaaaaaataaaattcatctgTGCTCAATTTGTTCTTTGGACACTTCAATAGATCAGAGTGGAAgaaacaaactgcagagaaaaacctttttttcttccaagacTGCACTTCCACTTATGAAAAACCCCCTGCAACAGTGACtggcctggcagcaggacatgAGCATGACAGCAGAGCCAATTGCTctcagagaaagggaaaatcaAGGCTGATGAATTAATTTGCTGGTGGATCACCCAGCGACCCTGTGGCATGTGAACATCAGTCTCCAGTGCCCCAGCCAGGCTCCATCACACCCTGCTGCCCTTCTAGAAGGAGACATCCCTTTGTCTATTCTCCCCCCTGAAATGGgttcccctcctctcctgcagtgCAAGACCTGCCAGGATGTTCAGCCATGAAGCAAACCACTCTCAGGCACTTATACTATC contains the following coding sequences:
- the LOC139673054 gene encoding inositol 1,4,5-trisphosphate receptor-interacting protein-like 1 translates to MYRKPLKAVEQVTVEGFVATSGKAATAGEMLAVGGWNGHTGNVWPCRCWEALPQSRDWRLELPPSRRSCRFKLSRGSGSFTDEMLFGVQQGDSDIFVSSQNTEAFFTPSTMWPETCSVAEVKFFRHINSQAPCDSWHLKCLQLLGRAANHYTLKTVVMHLLNTIPVSWWGRRQFLQRLGDTTHYLCCSLSERRLNHFIVGNQSLPEVIRLLPDVQTAEPLNIFHYLTGDDATYNWAVRGYHELQDFIRRIVLFGH